From the Lathyrus oleraceus cultivar Zhongwan6 chromosome 4, CAAS_Psat_ZW6_1.0, whole genome shotgun sequence genome, one window contains:
- the LOC127074523 gene encoding probable calcium-binding protein CML41 has protein sequence MARILKPSKWFSNKGLKLRSRSSNSSSSLCSPKNNKNEDDMGLREVFNYFDSDGDGKISAYELRSYFGSIGEHMSHEEAERVIQYLDADGDSLLDFNDFIKLMKGEEGSCDDKDLRKAFEMFVWEEKEDCITPKGLQRMLQRLGDERSYEECVVMIDAFDVDHNGVLDFNEFHQMMA, from the coding sequence ATGGCTAGAATCCTAAAACCATCTAAGTGGTTCTCTAACAAAGGTCTTAAACTTAGGTCAAGATCTtccaattcatcatcatcattatgcTCGCCAAAAAATAACAAGAATGAAGATGATATGGGATTAAGAGAGGTTTTCAATTACTTTGATAGTGATGGAGATGGAAAAATTTCAGCCTATGAATTAAGGTCATATTTTGGGTCAATTGGAGAGCACATGTCTCATGAAGAAGCTGAAAGGGTGATTCAATATCTCGATGCCGACGGCGACAGCTTGTTAGACTTCAATGATTTCATTAAGTTGATGAAAGGTGAAGAAGGAAGTTGTGATGATAAAGATCTTAGAAAGGCTTTTGAAATGTTTGTGTGGGAAGAGAAAGAAGATTGTATTACACCAAAAGGGTTGCAAAGAATGTTGCAACGTCTTGGAGATGAAAGGTCTTATGAAGAGTGTGTGGTTATGATTGATGCATTTGATGTTGATCATAATGGAGTTCTTGATTTCAATGAGTTTCATCAAATGATGGCTTAG